The proteins below come from a single Fibrobacter sp. UWB4 genomic window:
- a CDS encoding Ig-like domain-containing protein, which yields MKSLSLSMVMALAGMTMGYAGPTVWSYDKPKGNDMQPAYWYSYAQPQPNASGVRDITAEGYMQFSATLDLNSEEYSTAGFGFTWKQANSEDVPVDLSAYSGFCFTYKADRPFRLDLKQSTITDYNYYGVVLPASTDFSAKYLTFQEFAQEEGWGQKANLDLTKQLAIQISYKAGIAQQLDASDANRNKNVITISAFSFGECESTVQPGFRVLEPYDKTQSITVNDTDSLKIDLSKVFAADEGAEITIATSLPANLLTLVKPTGAPTLKDELVYVPRNVDKDTTFLLSVYALMGGESIKALFNITIKDVGDGPVCPGDPSCPDDPPSENHPPKVLAPYDVAQTIKMDEVDTLKLPLSKMFTDEDNDKLTFVVDMSAPLIKVLTPLDKATLNDTLKIIPTGVKKDTTILIAVYAADKEASVYSKIFIEIKDMNRAPVVVDTSYTVNEDESLIVPFLRGLKVMCSDPDGDDFVVIPIDSTKHGSLIGFDQMGAFTYTPEKDFYGDDTLTYVLVELDNHDMISNKGTVVIHVKPVNDAPTVTVLDSAFIKDTLVIDADFDEDTVSQIKIPTKSLTFSDIEVSDGSQKFTYKAAGTKIVADVDSSNANYHYISLKPVTGANGIATIFFYATDDFDSVGVNLYVKLVAPKDVAHAEKDEYTTFNDSALTVDAKKGVLANDTYPEGVTKGMEAEVAQLPAHGTLTLNKDGSFKYVPEEGFEGVDYFGYYDVINGTKSKPAIVTIVVEKRNMLPTVVVKPATLDTTVTEDFPTSKALKYMKDVVASWFKDPEGDPLTYSAKSKDGKLKVEITDKGILEINSVQDSSGKAYVVVTATDKKSGSKSFEFCVNITPVNDKPVVVHGDTAYVANSGWTVKWNLDSLVYDPDGDKLTYTPNETSVLTKYLTISMNGSVLTVKANDGVKLKDDQKFGIGVKVSDPSKQNVTVPLYIIVGKPPIGLKPQLAQPKASWQNAVMAKRGAVKMIDMQGRVVWNAKLPVNPAEVMNASAKVQGRKILRVNSQTWTIK from the coding sequence ATGAAATCGCTATCTTTGTCAATGGTGATGGCGTTGGCAGGCATGACGATGGGTTATGCTGGTCCGACGGTTTGGAGTTATGATAAGCCGAAAGGCAATGATATGCAGCCGGCATATTGGTATAGCTATGCGCAACCACAGCCGAATGCATCGGGCGTACGCGATATTACTGCTGAAGGCTATATGCAGTTTTCCGCGACGCTGGACCTCAATTCTGAAGAATACAGTACAGCAGGTTTCGGGTTTACCTGGAAGCAGGCCAATAGCGAAGATGTCCCGGTAGATCTTTCGGCATATTCAGGTTTTTGCTTTACTTACAAGGCCGATCGTCCGTTCCGTCTGGATTTGAAGCAGTCAACGATTACGGACTACAACTACTACGGCGTCGTCCTTCCGGCTTCGACAGATTTTTCGGCGAAATACCTTACCTTCCAGGAATTTGCCCAGGAAGAAGGCTGGGGCCAGAAGGCTAATCTGGATTTGACAAAGCAGTTGGCCATCCAGATTAGCTACAAGGCCGGCATTGCGCAGCAGCTTGATGCTAGTGACGCAAACAGGAACAAGAACGTCATTACCATTTCTGCATTCTCTTTCGGTGAATGCGAATCGACTGTTCAACCGGGCTTTAGGGTTCTTGAACCTTATGACAAGACCCAGTCAATAACGGTTAACGACACGGATTCCTTGAAGATCGACCTTTCGAAGGTCTTTGCCGCAGATGAAGGTGCCGAGATTACGATTGCGACCTCCTTGCCGGCAAATTTGTTGACTTTGGTAAAGCCCACGGGTGCGCCAACCTTGAAGGACGAACTTGTTTATGTTCCCAGAAATGTCGATAAGGACACGACCTTTTTGCTTTCTGTTTATGCCTTGATGGGCGGGGAATCCATAAAGGCCCTGTTCAACATCACAATCAAGGATGTTGGGGATGGTCCAGTTTGCCCGGGTGACCCGAGTTGTCCGGATGATCCTCCTTCAGAAAACCATCCGCCTAAAGTACTTGCACCTTACGATGTCGCCCAGACGATAAAGATGGACGAGGTGGATACGCTCAAGCTTCCGCTTTCTAAGATGTTCACTGACGAAGATAATGATAAGCTCACATTTGTTGTTGACATGTCGGCTCCGCTGATCAAGGTCTTGACTCCGCTTGACAAGGCTACTTTGAATGATACGCTTAAGATTATTCCTACAGGCGTTAAGAAGGATACTACGATACTCATTGCTGTTTATGCTGCGGATAAGGAAGCTTCTGTCTACAGTAAAATATTTATCGAAATCAAGGATATGAACAGGGCGCCTGTGGTTGTCGATACGTCGTACACAGTCAATGAAGATGAATCCCTTATTGTTCCGTTCCTTCGCGGTCTTAAGGTCATGTGCTCGGATCCGGATGGGGATGACTTTGTCGTCATTCCGATTGATTCGACCAAGCATGGTTCTTTGATTGGCTTTGACCAGATGGGTGCGTTTACCTATACGCCGGAAAAGGACTTCTACGGTGACGATACGCTTACCTATGTGCTTGTGGAACTGGACAATCACGATATGATTAGTAACAAGGGTACTGTCGTTATCCACGTGAAACCGGTCAATGACGCTCCCACAGTTACAGTGCTCGATAGTGCGTTCATCAAGGACACGCTGGTTATTGATGCAGACTTCGATGAAGATACCGTATCGCAAATAAAGATCCCGACAAAGTCTTTAACCTTTAGCGATATCGAAGTGAGTGACGGTTCGCAGAAGTTTACCTATAAAGCTGCCGGTACAAAGATTGTTGCAGATGTTGATAGTTCAAATGCAAATTACCACTATATTTCTTTAAAGCCGGTGACGGGTGCGAATGGCATTGCAACGATCTTCTTCTATGCGACGGATGACTTTGACTCTGTGGGTGTCAACCTTTATGTCAAGCTTGTTGCGCCGAAGGACGTTGCTCATGCGGAAAAGGACGAGTACACTACATTTAACGATAGTGCTCTTACGGTAGATGCAAAGAAGGGCGTACTTGCCAACGATACCTATCCTGAAGGTGTAACGAAGGGCATGGAAGCCGAAGTTGCTCAGTTGCCTGCTCACGGAACGCTTACCCTCAATAAGGATGGCAGTTTCAAGTATGTTCCGGAAGAAGGCTTTGAAGGTGTTGATTACTTTGGTTACTATGATGTAATCAATGGTACGAAGTCTAAGCCAGCCATTGTGACTATCGTGGTCGAAAAGCGTAATATGCTCCCGACCGTCGTCGTAAAGCCGGCAACGCTTGATACTACCGTCACGGAAGACTTCCCGACTTCGAAGGCGCTGAAGTACATGAAGGATGTCGTCGCATCCTGGTTCAAGGATCCGGAAGGCGACCCGCTGACCTATTCTGCAAAGAGCAAGGATGGTAAGCTTAAGGTTGAAATTACGGACAAGGGGATTCTTGAAATCAATTCTGTCCAGGATTCCTCGGGCAAGGCTTATGTGGTTGTAACTGCAACGGACAAGAAGTCTGGCTCCAAGAGCTTTGAATTCTGCGTGAACATCACTCCTGTGAACGACAAGCCTGTTGTTGTGCATGGTGATACGGCCTATGTCGCGAATAGTGGCTGGACGGTCAAGTGGAATCTTGATTCGCTTGTCTATGATCCTGATGGTGACAAGCTGACCTATACACCGAATGAAACAAGCGTCTTGACGAAGTACCTGACTATTTCGATGAATGGTTCTGTGCTTACGGTCAAGGCGAATGATGGCGTCAAGCTTAAGGACGATCAAAAGTTTGGTATCGGCGTGAAGGTTTCTGACCCCAGCAAGCAGAATGTGACCGTTCCTTTGTATATCATCGTCGGCAAGCCGCCTATTGGATTGAAGCCGCAGCTTGCACAGCCGAAGGCGAGCTGGCAGAACGCTGTGATGGCAAAGCGTGGCGCTGTTAAGATGATCGATATGCAGGGCCGTGTGGTCTGGAACGCAAAGCTCCCGGTGAACCCGGCTGAGGTGATGAACGCTTCTGCCAAGGTGCAGGGCCGCAAGATCCTCCGCGTCAACAGCCAGACATGGACGATTAAGTAA
- a CDS encoding ATP-binding cassette domain-containing protein — protein MPILSVQNILLRFGGPPLLDNVSFDIEAGDRICLVGRNGEGKSTLLKVLTGEMEANSGEIVKKTGLRVSRMIQEIPAHLDGTVRDIVMGRVSVVSGGSVISKKILDDGAHNATAEAILGKTGIDADAPYDSLSGGQKRRVLFARAVAEDPDLLLLDEPTNHLDIPAIQWLEGIVTRLNCAVMFVSHDRAFVRRTATRIFELDRGRVRSWDFPYDKFVQFRDQALAEEEKANALFDKKLAEEEVWIRKGIQARRTRNEGRVRALIKMREERAARRSRTGNVNMQITEADRSGRLVARLKNVSYSYDGSPLISDLSTEISRGDRIGIVGPNGSGKTTLLRLILGELQPESGEVRLGSNLHIAYFDQMRTRLREDKSLIENIGDGQAYITLNGVKRHVLSYLQDFLFSADRARGPISALSGGERNRLLLACLFSHPSNVLVLDEPTNDLDMETLDLLAELLADYNGTVLTVSHDRAFLDSVATGILAIEEDGHVFEAVGGYSDYEANKKLRDKEAAQAARLAAEREAEKQARSNAGAGAASASPAPAKKKKRSYNEEREYAALPEKIEKLEKEIADYQLELSKPEVYTNATLIVELQKKIADDEALLEQAYERFEALDNLG, from the coding sequence ATGCCCATTTTGTCGGTTCAGAATATTTTGTTGCGTTTTGGCGGTCCGCCGCTTTTGGACAATGTCTCGTTCGATATCGAGGCGGGAGACCGCATTTGCCTTGTGGGCCGCAATGGCGAGGGCAAGAGTACGCTTTTGAAGGTTTTGACCGGCGAGATGGAAGCGAATTCCGGCGAAATCGTAAAGAAGACTGGGCTTCGCGTGAGCCGCATGATCCAGGAAATTCCGGCGCATCTCGACGGGACCGTGCGTGATATTGTGATGGGCCGCGTGTCCGTGGTGAGCGGCGGTTCCGTGATTTCCAAGAAGATTCTGGACGATGGCGCGCACAATGCGACGGCCGAGGCGATTCTCGGGAAGACGGGCATTGATGCGGATGCGCCTTACGACAGCCTGAGCGGTGGCCAGAAGCGTCGTGTGCTTTTCGCACGTGCCGTGGCCGAAGACCCGGACTTACTTTTGCTCGACGAACCGACGAACCATCTCGACATTCCCGCCATCCAGTGGCTGGAAGGGATTGTGACGCGATTGAATTGCGCGGTGATGTTCGTGAGCCATGACCGTGCGTTTGTCCGCCGTACGGCGACCCGCATTTTCGAGCTTGACCGTGGCCGTGTGCGCAGTTGGGATTTCCCGTACGACAAGTTCGTGCAGTTCAGGGACCAGGCGCTTGCCGAAGAAGAAAAGGCGAATGCGCTTTTCGATAAGAAATTGGCTGAAGAAGAAGTTTGGATCCGCAAGGGCATCCAGGCTCGCCGTACGCGCAACGAGGGGCGAGTCCGCGCCCTCATCAAGATGCGCGAAGAACGCGCGGCCCGCCGCTCCCGTACGGGCAACGTGAACATGCAGATTACGGAAGCCGACCGTTCCGGGCGCCTCGTTGCGCGCCTCAAGAACGTGAGCTATTCCTATGACGGAAGCCCGCTCATTAGCGACCTCTCGACCGAAATCAGCCGTGGTGACCGCATCGGCATCGTGGGACCGAATGGCTCCGGCAAGACGACTCTCTTGCGCTTGATTCTTGGCGAACTCCAGCCGGAATCGGGTGAAGTACGCCTGGGCAGTAACCTCCATATTGCGTATTTCGACCAGATGCGCACCCGCCTGCGCGAAGACAAGTCGCTCATCGAGAACATTGGTGACGGACAAGCTTACATAACCTTGAACGGCGTGAAACGCCATGTGTTAAGTTATTTGCAAGACTTCCTGTTCTCGGCTGATCGCGCCCGCGGCCCGATCAGTGCGCTTAGTGGCGGTGAACGCAACCGACTTTTGCTCGCGTGCCTCTTTAGCCACCCGAGCAACGTCTTGGTGCTTGACGAACCGACGAACGACCTGGACATGGAAACGCTCGACCTCTTGGCCGAACTTCTGGCCGACTATAACGGCACCGTCCTGACGGTCAGTCATGACCGTGCCTTCTTGGATTCCGTGGCAACCGGCATCCTCGCCATCGAAGAAGATGGCCACGTCTTTGAAGCGGTCGGTGGCTACTCCGATTACGAGGCGAACAAGAAGCTCCGCGACAAGGAAGCCGCCCAGGCCGCCCGCCTGGCCGCCGAACGCGAAGCCGAAAAGCAGGCCCGCTCAAATGCTGGCGCCGGCGCCGCCTCCGCGTCCCCCGCGCCCGCGAAAAAGAAAAAGCGCAGCTACAACGAGGAGCGCGAATACGCAGCCCTCCCCGAAAAAATCGAAAAGCTCGAGAAGGAAATTGCCGACTACCAGCTGGAACTTTCCAAGCCCGAAGTCTACACGAACGCGACCCTCATCGTGGAACTCCAGAAAAAGATTGCCGATGACGAGGCCCTGCTCGAACAGGCCTACGAACGCTTCGAGGCACTTGACAATTTGGGATAA
- a CDS encoding NADH-quinone oxidoreductase subunit A — protein MSNVEIFDTTFAMTILVIMALCIPTVLLLANWFLHPGKIKQTIIKGSAYECGLAHVSGTANERYPVKYYMVAMLFLVFDLEVAFIYPWTIQFLAGGWELLFILLGFLLILEAGYIYLLKKGVLDWNSVKD, from the coding sequence ATGAGCAATGTTGAAATTTTCGACACCACCTTCGCCATGACGATCCTCGTGATCATGGCCCTCTGCATTCCTACAGTCCTTCTTCTTGCCAACTGGTTCTTGCACCCGGGCAAGATCAAGCAAACCATTATCAAGGGTTCTGCCTACGAATGCGGTCTCGCTCACGTTTCCGGTACGGCAAACGAACGCTACCCGGTGAAGTACTACATGGTGGCCATGCTCTTCCTGGTGTTTGACCTCGAAGTCGCCTTTATCTATCCCTGGACTATCCAGTTCCTCGCTGGAGGCTGGGAATTGCTGTTCATCCTCCTCGGATTCCTCCTGATTCTTGAAGCCGGTTATATCTACCTCCTCAAGAAGGGCGTCCTGGACTGGAACAGCGTTAAGGACTGA
- a CDS encoding FISUMP domain-containing protein, with the protein MKKSLLSLSFLGLTALFFGCSDDITAPGDSPIAENSSSSIATDLSSSGAQPGNISSSTIVIGRKDTVEKHETVTIPGSKIPYPDIVTEPVVCIWTPNCAVEPPSSSSKATPKSSSSQGGISIDLPENKPPVVNGTTMTDQRDNKTYKLMQIGGKLWMAQDINYEVANSECYNEQNENCATNGRLYTFNAAQRACPTGWRLPNREETQAALNDESVPWSYSGRCKDGTCDFLGDMGFHWTSGDPQPNDKKYDENGGSNGALIIVEKSPDYVKEGDDQKFFQVDQKTKRFSVRCVQD; encoded by the coding sequence ATGAAGAAAAGTCTACTTTCTCTTAGTTTCTTAGGGTTAACCGCCCTCTTTTTCGGTTGCTCCGACGATATAACGGCTCCGGGGGATTCTCCCATTGCCGAAAATTCATCGTCTTCAATCGCGACCGATCTGTCGTCATCCGGCGCCCAGCCAGGGAACATCTCCTCTTCTACAATCGTCATCGGCAGAAAGGATACCGTAGAAAAGCACGAAACAGTCACTATTCCCGGTTCAAAGATCCCGTACCCTGACATAGTCACCGAACCGGTGGTCTGCATCTGGACACCTAATTGCGCCGTCGAGCCGCCTTCATCTTCATCCAAGGCAACCCCCAAGTCTTCCTCTTCGCAGGGCGGCATTTCAATCGACCTTCCAGAAAACAAGCCGCCTGTAGTGAACGGCACGACGATGACCGACCAGCGCGACAACAAGACCTACAAGCTTATGCAGATCGGCGGAAAGCTCTGGATGGCACAGGATATCAACTACGAAGTTGCCAACAGCGAATGCTACAACGAACAGAACGAAAACTGCGCCACAAACGGCAGGCTCTATACGTTCAACGCCGCTCAGCGCGCATGTCCTACCGGCTGGAGACTTCCGAACAGAGAAGAAACCCAGGCAGCTCTCAACGACGAGTCTGTCCCTTGGAGCTACAGCGGACGCTGCAAGGACGGCACCTGCGACTTCCTCGGCGACATGGGATTCCACTGGACATCGGGCGACCCTCAACCAAACGACAAGAAATACGATGAAAATGGCGGCAGCAACGGAGCCCTCATCATCGTGGAAAAGTCTCCGGACTACGTCAAGGAAGGCGACGACCAGAAGTTCTTCCAGGTTGACCAGAAGACAAAGCGCTTCAGCGTACGCTGCGTCCAGGACTAG
- a CDS encoding TrkH family potassium uptake protein → MLRSKYQMLADSLSENIFKTKTQANPIMLVVLAYLLLIAVGTALLSLPQAGERPVSLIEAFFTSMSAVCVTGLSVVDISSTYTDVGHWFIVVLMQLGGLGIMTASTTLILLAGMHPGFSHQSVFFSEFTQEGNIDAGRILRAVIPFTFVLELIGGVVYFTQFESMDMYNRILCSTFQAVSSFCGVGFTLFPNSLEGFQYNPVMNITTCILVLAGGFGFLAIAELRYIFDFKHKEIRRVSLHTRIATYGTIIVILASILIFSFTEWNNLFSGHTIGENAQSVLFMAFTSRTAGLNSVNIPDLTQASLFFFIIIMFIGANPGSCGGGIKITTAAVIGLLGLNRLLGREKTQVLGRTIPNNTVDKAIRIFVVAMVVIAGATLVLLCTEIPSGTAYSANSSPFLKILFEVVSAYATCGLSMGLTEELSTVGKIVICCVMFIGRMGPLFLISAVAGKLQDTAYYAEEDIMVG, encoded by the coding sequence ATGCTACGTTCAAAGTACCAGATGCTCGCGGACTCACTCTCCGAGAACATTTTCAAGACAAAGACCCAGGCAAACCCCATCATGCTGGTGGTACTCGCCTATCTTTTGCTCATTGCTGTCGGCACCGCACTTTTGAGCCTGCCGCAAGCTGGGGAGCGCCCAGTAAGCCTCATCGAAGCATTCTTCACGTCCATGTCAGCCGTCTGCGTCACCGGGCTTTCCGTCGTCGATATTTCTTCTACATACACAGATGTTGGGCACTGGTTCATCGTCGTCCTGATGCAGCTTGGCGGGCTTGGCATCATGACCGCATCTACGACACTCATCTTGCTTGCCGGCATGCACCCCGGCTTTAGCCACCAGTCCGTATTCTTCTCCGAGTTCACGCAAGAAGGAAACATCGATGCAGGCCGCATCCTCCGAGCCGTGATCCCATTCACGTTTGTCCTTGAACTCATCGGCGGCGTAGTCTACTTCACGCAGTTCGAGTCCATGGATATGTACAACCGCATTCTCTGCTCGACATTCCAGGCCGTGAGTTCCTTCTGCGGCGTAGGTTTTACACTGTTCCCCAACTCGCTTGAAGGTTTCCAGTACAACCCCGTCATGAACATCACCACCTGCATCCTCGTACTGGCAGGCGGATTCGGATTCCTGGCCATTGCAGAGCTGCGCTACATCTTCGACTTCAAGCACAAGGAGATCCGCCGAGTTTCATTGCACACCCGCATTGCGACGTACGGAACCATCATCGTCATCCTCGCAAGCATTCTCATCTTTTCCTTCACCGAATGGAACAACCTCTTTAGCGGCCACACCATTGGCGAAAACGCGCAATCCGTACTGTTCATGGCATTCACGAGCCGCACAGCAGGACTCAATTCCGTGAACATCCCCGACCTCACGCAAGCATCGTTATTCTTCTTTATCATCATCATGTTCATCGGCGCAAACCCAGGCAGCTGCGGAGGCGGCATCAAGATTACGACGGCGGCAGTCATTGGGCTTCTCGGCCTAAACAGGCTCCTCGGCAGGGAAAAGACCCAGGTCCTCGGACGCACCATACCGAACAACACCGTAGACAAGGCCATTCGAATATTCGTGGTCGCCATGGTCGTGATTGCAGGTGCCACCCTGGTCCTGCTCTGCACCGAAATTCCATCCGGCACAGCCTACTCCGCAAACAGCTCCCCGTTCCTCAAAATCCTATTCGAAGTCGTAAGCGCGTATGCCACGTGCGGACTTTCCATGGGACTCACCGAAGAGCTTTCCACGGTCGGGAAAATCGTCATCTGCTGCGTGATGTTCATCGGACGCATGGGTCCCTTGTTCCTCATCTCGGCAGTTGCAGGCAAGCTCCAGGACACCGCCTATTACGCCGAAGAAGACATAATGGTGGGCTAG
- a CDS encoding TrkA family potassium uptake protein, which translates to MASRQFVIIGLGNSANYLARHLTSLGHDIMVIDSHPEKIQDIASMVSQAVVADGTRKKQLASIPSLTKADSVIVCIGSNLEASLLTILNLKELGVKHIIAKSSSAEHTSILEKLGVTDIFHPERDAAISLAERLNRPNMVDFLPFMEGYSIVEIVCPKNFIGKTLKTLSLTHKYGVQVIAIRDPQEPTPKIGNIADVILQEDDVLFIIGPNEALDKLKD; encoded by the coding sequence ATGGCTTCTAGACAATTCGTTATCATCGGTCTTGGAAATTCGGCAAACTACCTAGCGCGTCACTTGACATCGCTAGGCCATGACATCATGGTCATCGACTCGCATCCCGAAAAGATCCAGGATATCGCAAGCATGGTCTCGCAAGCCGTCGTTGCCGATGGCACCCGCAAAAAGCAGCTTGCTTCCATCCCGTCACTCACCAAGGCAGACAGCGTCATCGTCTGCATCGGTAGCAACCTGGAAGCATCCCTCCTCACCATCCTGAACCTGAAGGAACTCGGGGTCAAGCACATCATCGCGAAGTCGAGCAGCGCCGAACACACGAGCATTTTGGAAAAGCTCGGCGTCACGGACATTTTCCACCCGGAACGCGACGCCGCCATAAGCCTTGCCGAACGCTTGAACCGCCCGAACATGGTGGACTTCCTCCCGTTCATGGAAGGATACTCCATCGTCGAAATTGTCTGTCCTAAAAACTTTATCGGTAAAACACTTAAGACGCTGTCGCTCACGCACAAGTATGGCGTACAGGTCATCGCCATCCGCGACCCACAAGAGCCGACGCCAAAGATCGGTAACATTGCAGACGTCATCCTGCAAGAAGACGACGTGCTGTTCATCATCGGACCGAACGAAGCCCTTGATAAACTAAAAGATTAA
- a CDS encoding Fur family transcriptional regulator, which yields MQETASILKDHGIRPSLQRVCVYRYLRSVKTHPTVDEIYSALLPEYPSLSRTTVYNTLEQLLEKGLAISLDFGDGFLRYDADCSPHSHFKCKKCGKVYDIFVAPPDCTQMIPPGFTLQGTSLYMFGLCDKCAVGDGDARSEAGMTVEN from the coding sequence ATGCAAGAAACAGCAAGCATACTCAAGGATCATGGCATTAGGCCTTCGCTACAGAGGGTCTGTGTTTATCGTTACCTGCGGAGCGTCAAGACACATCCGACGGTCGATGAAATTTATTCGGCGCTTTTGCCGGAATATCCGTCGCTTTCACGCACGACGGTCTACAATACTTTGGAACAGCTGCTCGAAAAGGGCCTTGCGATATCGCTCGATTTTGGCGACGGGTTCTTGCGCTACGATGCGGACTGCTCGCCGCATAGCCATTTCAAGTGCAAAAAGTGCGGCAAGGTCTACGACATCTTTGTGGCGCCTCCGGATTGCACACAAATGATTCCCCCGGGATTTACCTTGCAGGGGACCTCGCTCTATATGTTCGGACTGTGCGACAAGTGCGCGGTCGGAGATGGAGATGCCCGCTCAGAGGCGGGCATGACAGTCGAAAATTAA
- a CDS encoding NADH peroxidase: MKVWVCKVCGYVHMGPEAPDECPQCHAPKSKFFEKVEQPAAGKIVWADEHKVGVAQGLDAEVVQGLRENFAGECTEVGMYLAMSRQADREGFPEVAEAYKRIAFEEAEHAAKFAELLGEVVYADTKKNLELRVAAEAGATEGKLALAKRAKELGYDAIHDTVHEMCKDEARHGSAFQGLLGRYFK, translated from the coding sequence ATGAAGGTCTGGGTTTGTAAAGTTTGCGGTTATGTCCACATGGGTCCGGAAGCCCCGGATGAATGCCCGCAGTGCCATGCCCCGAAGAGCAAGTTCTTCGAAAAGGTTGAACAGCCTGCGGCAGGCAAGATCGTCTGGGCTGACGAACACAAGGTCGGTGTTGCTCAGGGACTCGATGCTGAAGTGGTGCAGGGCCTCCGTGAGAACTTTGCGGGTGAGTGCACCGAAGTGGGCATGTACCTCGCGATGAGCCGCCAGGCGGACCGCGAAGGATTCCCGGAAGTGGCAGAAGCGTACAAGCGCATCGCTTTCGAAGAAGCGGAACATGCTGCCAAGTTTGCGGAACTCCTGGGTGAGGTCGTCTATGCCGATACCAAGAAGAACCTGGAACTCCGCGTAGCTGCCGAAGCTGGCGCTACCGAAGGCAAGCTCGCTCTCGCGAAGCGCGCCAAGGAACTCGGCTACGATGCCATCCATGACACTGTTCATGAAATGTGCAAGGACGAGGCCCGTCATGGCTCTGCTTTCCAGGGCTTGCTCGGTCGTTACTTCAAGTAA
- the aroC gene encoding chorismate synthase gives MSSTFGKIFSVTTWGESHGPAVGAVLDGCPAGLAITEEMIQAELNRRRPGQGKLTTPRNEKDTVKILSGVFEGKTTGTPISFVVFNEDQHSKDYADIAKWYRPGHADLCYDLKYGFRDYRGGGRSSARETIGRVAAGAVAKAFLKTVAGTEFLSWVSSVGTVDGAMPDLNTLTLDQIEASPVRCPDETASSKMEQAILEAKSKGDSIGGTVALFVKNVPAALGEPVFDRLDALLAQAMLSIPACKGFEIGSGFAAARMHGSEHNDEIYVEGNTYHTRTNNAGGSLGGISNGEPIYCRMAFKPTATISQAQKTAGRGYENGELAAKGRHDPCVAVRAPVIVESMAALVLADLYLQQKRNCLD, from the coding sequence ATGTCAAGCACATTTGGAAAGATTTTTTCTGTCACTACATGGGGCGAATCCCATGGTCCTGCTGTCGGAGCCGTCCTCGACGGATGCCCCGCCGGCCTCGCCATCACCGAAGAAATGATTCAGGCTGAACTGAACCGCAGGCGTCCGGGCCAGGGCAAACTGACCACTCCCCGTAACGAAAAAGATACGGTAAAGATCCTTTCCGGCGTTTTCGAAGGCAAGACGACGGGCACTCCTATCTCCTTTGTCGTCTTTAACGAAGACCAGCACAGCAAAGACTATGCCGACATAGCAAAATGGTACAGACCGGGCCACGCAGACCTCTGCTACGATCTCAAGTACGGGTTCCGCGATTACCGCGGCGGCGGCAGAAGCTCCGCCCGCGAGACCATCGGTCGCGTCGCCGCAGGCGCCGTCGCGAAGGCATTCCTCAAGACCGTTGCCGGCACTGAATTCCTCTCGTGGGTTTCATCCGTCGGCACTGTCGATGGCGCCATGCCCGACCTTAACACCCTTACGCTTGACCAGATCGAAGCTTCCCCCGTCCGCTGCCCGGACGAAACCGCCAGTTCCAAGATGGAACAGGCCATCCTGGAGGCGAAGTCCAAAGGCGATAGCATTGGCGGAACAGTCGCGCTCTTCGTGAAAAACGTCCCGGCAGCTCTCGGCGAACCGGTATTCGACAGGCTCGACGCGCTCCTCGCTCAGGCGATGCTTTCCATCCCGGCATGCAAGGGCTTTGAAATCGGCAGCGGCTTTGCCGCAGCACGCATGCACGGCAGCGAACACAACGACGAAATTTACGTAGAAGGCAACACCTACCACACGCGTACAAACAACGCGGGCGGTAGCCTGGGCGGTATCTCCAACGGAGAACCGATCTATTGCCGCATGGCGTTCAAGCCGACAGCCACGATTTCGCAGGCACAAAAGACAGCCGGCCGCGGCTACGAGAATGGCGAACTTGCCGCCAAGGGAAGGCACGATCCTTGTGTTGCCGTCCGCGCTCCCGTGATTGTGGAAAGCATGGCAGCCCTTGTACTTGCAGACCTCTACTTGCAGCAAAAACGCAATTGTCTCGATTAA